Proteins encoded in a region of the Orcinus orca chromosome X, mOrcOrc1.1, whole genome shotgun sequence genome:
- the LOC101277616 gene encoding DDB1- and CUL4-associated factor 12-like protein 2 — MAPRQTGSRKRKAPALAASSLGSAAGGDGPLPPKKPKRPAALRSLLHYLKGREVGARGRAGLPGFEGKLRGYAVRKLPELLRERELALGTLNKVFASQWLNARQVVCGTKCNTLFVVDVQSGHITRIPLMRDRGPGSARAQPNCGIHAIQLNPSKTLLATGGENPNSLAVYQLPTLDPVCLGDRHGHKDWIFAIAWMSDTVAVSGSRDGTVALWKMDPDMFHGSIAWHNDAGLPLYAHIRPRDVETIPRASTNPSNRKVRALAFSGKNQELGAVSLDGYFHLWKAQSNLSRLLSIRLPYCRENVCLTYCDELSLYAVGSQSHVSFLDPRQRQQNIRPLCSREGGTGVRSLSFYQHIVTVGTGHGSLLFYDIRAQTFLEERASASPHFSPGPAGRKLKLTCGRGWLNHDDLWVNYFGGIGELPNALYTHCYNWPEMKLFVAGGPLPSGLHGNYAGLWS; from the coding sequence ATGGCCCCGAGGCAAACAGGTAGCAGGAAGCGGAAAGCGCCGGCGCTCGCGGCGTCGTCGCTGGGCTCGGCGGCGGGTGGGGACGGGCCGCTGCCTCCCAAGAAGCCCAAGCGGCCGGCGGCGCTGCGCTCGCTGCTGCACTACCTGAAGGGCCGCGAGGTGGGGGCGCGGGGCCGCGCCGGGCTCCCGGGCTTCGAGGGCAAGCTGCGCGGCTACGCGGTGCGGAAGCTGCCCGAGCTGCTGAGGGAGCGCGAGCTGGCGCTGGGCACCCTCAACAAGGTGTTCGCGTCGCAGTGGCTGAACGCCAGGCAGGTGGTGTGCGGCACCAAGTGCAACACGCTCTTCGTGGTGGACGTGCAGTCGGGCCACATCACGCGCATCCCCCTGATGCGGGACCGCGGGCCCGGGTCGGCCCGCGCCCAGCCGAACTGCGGCATCCACGCCATCCAGCTGAATCCCTCCAAGACGCTTCTGGCCACCGGGGGCGAGAACCCCAACAGCCTGGCCGTCTACCAGCTGCCCACGCTGGACCCCGTGTGCCTGGGCGACCGCCACGGCCACAAGGACTGGATCTTCGCCATCGCCTGGATGAGCGACACGGTGGCCGTGAGTGGCTCCCGCGACGGCACCGTGGCGCTCTGGAAGATGGACCCCGACATGTTCCACGGCAGCATCGCCTGGCACAACGACGCGGGCCTCCCCCTGTACGCCCACATCCGTCCCAGGGACGTGGAGACCATCCCCAGGGCCAGCACCAACCCCAGTAACCGCAAGGTGCGGGCCCTGGCCTTCAGCGGCAAGAACCAGGAGCTGGGAGCCGTGTCCCTGGACGGCTACTTCCACCTGTGGAAAGCCCAGAGCAACCTGTCCAGGCTGCTGTCCATCAGGCTGCCCTACTGCCGAGAGAACGTGTGCCTGACCTACTGCGACGAGTTGTCCCTGTACGCGGTGGGCTCCCAGTCCCACGTCTCCTTCCTGGATCCGCGGCAGCGCCAGCAGAACATCCGGCCCCTGTGCTCCCGAGAGGGCGGCACGGGTGTGCGCTCCCTGAGCTTCTACCAGCACATCGTCACCGTGGGCACGGGCCACGGCTCCCTGCTCTTCTATGACATCCGAGCGCAGACGTTCCTGGAGGAGAGGGCCTCGGCCAGCCCGCACTTCTCTCCGGGGCCCGCAGGGAGGAAGCTCAAGCTCACCTGTGGCAGAGGCTGGCTCAACCACGATGACCTGTGGGTGAACTACTTCGGTGGCATCGGCGAGCTCCCCAACGCGCTCTACACGCACTGCTACAACTGGCCCGAGATGAAGCTCTTCGTCGCTGGGGGGCCTCTCCCTTCCGGCCTCCACGGGAACTATGCCGGCCTCTGGAGCTAA